A window of Candidatus Saccharibacteria bacterium contains these coding sequences:
- a CDS encoding RICIN domain-containing protein, which produces MHSNNIRLSILGAVLSFMAVVFAPAPAEAGAAPFIVRPQRDVISGWSVTPAGTAAWAALDDATVNGQPVGATDWIYASGAGRVTEVGFTSAPIDAPYYWGQVYFYANTGASTRLRVEALTQGSIVATYTVAAGQGFGWRSFSVPASSLDYFGANNLTVRFTSLDGGDTNVRAAYAELTQGYYKIKNVATNNYMDASSGGLVLMRAASTSLSQQYKELPARIGSSGLSARSNGLCVEIPNASTASGTLLSQGTCLSDVQLYNFDPIGAGKRRIYVRHSGLCLSTLAFDSFVRQYPCNSSSINQQWLMERYPL; this is translated from the coding sequence ATGCATAGTAACAACATCAGATTAAGCATCCTGGGGGCGGTACTGTCGTTCATGGCGGTAGTTTTTGCCCCTGCCCCGGCTGAAGCAGGGGCAGCACCTTTTATTGTCCGCCCACAGCGTGATGTGATTTCAGGCTGGAGTGTCACGCCGGCTGGCACTGCGGCCTGGGCTGCTCTCGATGATGCCACGGTCAATGGCCAGCCCGTCGGGGCGACCGACTGGATATATGCCAGTGGCGCCGGACGCGTGACCGAAGTCGGGTTTACGAGCGCTCCGATTGACGCGCCCTACTATTGGGGACAGGTGTACTTCTATGCAAATACCGGGGCTTCGACCAGACTGCGCGTGGAGGCGCTGACACAAGGCAGTATCGTCGCTACCTACACCGTAGCTGCGGGACAAGGGTTTGGCTGGCGATCGTTCAGTGTCCCCGCATCGTCGCTCGACTACTTTGGTGCCAACAACCTGACGGTTCGCTTTACCAGCCTCGATGGCGGCGACACCAATGTCCGGGCGGCCTACGCCGAACTGACACAAGGCTATTACAAGATTAAGAATGTTGCTACCAACAATTACATGGATGCTTCCAGTGGCGGCCTGGTACTGATGCGGGCAGCAAGTACCAGCCTGAGTCAGCAGTACAAAGAGCTGCCTGCGCGCATCGGTTCGTCCGGCTTGTCGGCGCGCAGTAACGGCTTATGCGTCGAAATTCCGAATGCCAGTACTGCCAGTGGGACGCTACTTTCCCAAGGAACCTGTCTTTCTGACGTACAACTGTACAATTTCGACCCGATAGGTGCCGGTAAACGTCGTATCTACGTCCGTCACAGCGGCCTCTGTCTGAGTACGCTCGCCTTCGATTCGTTCGTGCGGCAGTATCCTTGCAACAGTTCTTCTATCAATCAACAATGGCTAATGGAGCGTTACCCTCTGTAG
- a CDS encoding glycosyltransferase family 2 protein, whose translation MSEHAVTLSIVVPTLNEAGNVALLLQRIAANLQPAGIAYDVLFIDDHSTDGTVETIKSLAGTYPVSVSLKHGRRGKAYSILQGIDEARGELICMIDADLQYPPEAISAMVKYITDNKADVVLSQRVTHNTSPLRQLSSKVYNFFFTKLLFGIDYDTQSGLKVFRREIMQDMQLHPSPWSFDLEFIVECLLRGYRVVSHEVEFASRHSGKAKLSVFTATLELIKATLQLWIRVPRGQVRAGFARNRQRAIHHNISSETTA comes from the coding sequence TTGAGTGAACATGCCGTCACGCTGTCTATCGTTGTGCCGACTCTGAATGAGGCGGGCAACGTCGCACTCCTGCTCCAGCGCATCGCCGCCAATCTGCAGCCGGCCGGCATCGCTTATGATGTCCTGTTCATCGATGACCATTCAACCGATGGTACGGTAGAGACCATCAAGAGCCTTGCCGGTACGTATCCGGTCAGCGTCAGCCTTAAGCACGGCCGCCGCGGCAAGGCGTATTCCATCCTGCAGGGCATCGATGAGGCCCGCGGCGAACTTATCTGTATGATCGACGCCGATCTGCAGTACCCGCCCGAGGCCATAAGCGCAATGGTCAAATATATTACAGACAACAAAGCCGATGTGGTATTAAGTCAACGTGTGACTCACAACACCAGCCCGCTGCGCCAGCTCAGTAGTAAGGTTTACAATTTCTTCTTTACCAAGCTGTTATTCGGCATCGATTACGATACGCAATCCGGCCTGAAAGTCTTCCGCCGCGAAATCATGCAGGACATGCAGCTGCACCCGTCTCCATGGAGCTTCGATCTGGAATTCATAGTTGAATGTCTGCTGCGCGGCTACCGGGTCGTCAGTCACGAGGTCGAATTTGCCTCGCGCCATAGCGGCAAGGCCAAGTTAAGCGTTTTCACAGCTACCCTTGAGTTAATTAAGGCGACCCTGCAACTATGGATTCGTGTGCCGCGCGGACAGGTCCGTGCCGGCTTCGCGCGTAATCGCCAGCGGGCCATCCATCACAACATTTCCTCGGAGACCACAGCATGA
- the recG gene encoding ATP-dependent DNA helicase RecG, with the protein MPLSLLAGIGPKRAEQFARLGLETVGDLLHFYPRTYENFGEVKPINQVQPGKVAIVARPVTVTGRYVRRGLHITEAVVADASGELRVVWFNQPYRAAQINTQKEYYFSGEYEFGRGRYVLNNPQAELAEHLEGNGSNITPVYRETKGLTSVIIRKALDSILPLVDELPETLPPELLQQYKLMPRPAALQAIHAPQTTQDYEAARHRFGFEELLAVVLAAAMNKQENAALEAWHIPFDVAAAKKFTAALPFQLTNAQRTAVWDIIQNLEAGTPMNRLLQGDVGSGKTVVAAMAAYMAAQAGYQTAFMAPTELLAAQHATTLDRLLAPHHITVALLTGSVKTKARPALLEGIESGAIAVTVGTHALIQPNVKFHSLGFVVIDEQHRFGVEQRRTLVDKSRRMPHLLSMSATPIPRSLALTVYGELDVSILNELPPGRTPIVTKIGSPNSREKIYGLADTAIAEGRQVYVICPQIEPTEGKAKTAKAKSDDDTSSVTKAFQKISGNLLKHRRVAMLHGKMKAEEKAEVMAGFAAGDIDVLVSTTVIEVGVDVPNATVMIIENADHFGLAQLHQLRGRVGRGQHQSYCYLIPATSKAPSRRLRELEQSTDGFYLSEVDLELRGPGEVYGAAQHGQLDMRLARIGDLRFVEMVQKAALWLLQEGIDISRYPELHDRVERARRMITLN; encoded by the coding sequence ATGCCCCTCTCCCTCCTGGCCGGCATCGGCCCAAAGCGCGCGGAGCAGTTCGCGCGGCTTGGCCTTGAGACAGTAGGAGATCTGCTGCATTTTTACCCGCGGACGTACGAGAACTTTGGCGAAGTAAAACCTATTAACCAGGTGCAGCCGGGCAAGGTAGCCATCGTGGCGCGGCCCGTCACTGTGACCGGCCGGTATGTCCGCCGGGGCCTGCACATTACTGAAGCGGTAGTGGCCGATGCCAGCGGCGAACTTCGTGTAGTCTGGTTCAACCAGCCGTATAGGGCTGCACAGATTAACACACAGAAAGAATATTACTTCTCCGGCGAGTATGAGTTTGGCCGCGGCCGGTATGTGTTGAACAACCCGCAAGCGGAGCTGGCTGAACACCTTGAGGGCAATGGGTCCAACATCACGCCGGTCTACCGCGAGACCAAGGGTCTGACCTCGGTCATTATCCGCAAGGCGCTTGATTCGATTCTCCCTCTGGTGGATGAGCTGCCGGAGACATTGCCACCGGAACTATTGCAGCAGTATAAGCTGATGCCGCGGCCGGCCGCCCTGCAGGCCATCCATGCCCCGCAGACCACGCAGGACTACGAGGCTGCACGGCACCGCTTCGGCTTTGAGGAGTTGCTGGCTGTCGTATTGGCGGCGGCGATGAACAAGCAGGAGAATGCGGCCCTGGAGGCCTGGCATATTCCTTTTGATGTCGCAGCTGCCAAGAAGTTCACGGCCGCATTGCCGTTCCAGCTGACCAATGCCCAGCGCACGGCCGTCTGGGATATCATCCAGAACCTGGAGGCCGGCACCCCGATGAACCGTTTGCTGCAGGGCGATGTCGGCTCTGGCAAGACCGTCGTCGCCGCCATGGCCGCCTATATGGCAGCCCAGGCCGGATACCAGACCGCTTTCATGGCGCCGACCGAGCTGCTGGCGGCCCAGCATGCCACGACACTGGATAGATTACTGGCACCGCACCACATTACCGTGGCGTTGCTGACGGGTAGCGTCAAGACCAAAGCCAGGCCGGCACTACTGGAGGGAATTGAGAGCGGCGCCATCGCCGTGACCGTCGGCACACATGCCCTGATCCAGCCGAATGTCAAGTTCCACTCGCTTGGATTCGTGGTGATCGACGAGCAGCACCGCTTCGGCGTTGAACAGCGCCGGACGCTGGTGGATAAGAGCCGGCGCATGCCGCACCTGCTCTCGATGAGCGCCACGCCGATTCCGCGCAGCCTGGCCCTGACCGTCTATGGGGAGCTTGACGTCAGCATCCTCAATGAATTGCCGCCCGGCCGGACGCCCATCGTTACCAAGATAGGCTCGCCCAACAGCCGCGAGAAAATATACGGCCTTGCTGATACCGCCATCGCGGAAGGCCGCCAGGTCTACGTCATCTGCCCGCAGATCGAGCCGACCGAGGGCAAAGCAAAGACAGCCAAGGCCAAGTCCGACGACGATACCAGCAGTGTCACCAAGGCCTTTCAAAAGATCAGCGGCAACCTGCTGAAACACCGGCGCGTCGCCATGCTGCACGGCAAGATGAAGGCCGAGGAGAAGGCGGAGGTCATGGCGGGCTTTGCGGCCGGCGACATAGACGTACTGGTCTCGACGACGGTCATCGAGGTGGGCGTGGACGTACCCAACGCCACGGTCATGATCATCGAGAACGCCGACCACTTCGGTCTGGCCCAGCTGCATCAGCTGCGCGGAAGGGTAGGGCGCGGCCAGCACCAGAGCTACTGCTACCTGATACCGGCCACCAGCAAGGCACCGAGCCGCCGGCTGCGTGAACTTGAACAGTCGACCGATGGTTTCTACCTCTCCGAGGTCGACCTGGAGCTGCGCGGTCCCGGCGAAGTCTACGGTGCGGCCCAGCATGGCCAGCTGGATATGCGCCTGGCCCGCATCGGCGACCTGCGGTTCGTCGAGATGGTGCAAAAGGCGGCTTTATGGCTGCTACAGGAGGGAATTGATATCAGCCGCTATCCCGAGCTGCACGACCGCGTCGAGCGCGCCCGCCGCATGATAACCCTGAACTGA
- the rsmD gene encoding 16S rRNA (guanine(966)-N(2))-methyltransferase RsmD has protein sequence MRVISGELRGLRFDAPPGFATHPMGDRVRMALFNKLGPIAGWEVLDPFAGSGALSFEAISRGAASAIAIERDKTAQKYLERNITKLRLEDRVQLIKGNNRSWSNIYPDQMFDLILCDPPYDDMKRTTLIQLTRHLRPDGLMVLSQPASEEPVPIEGLRITDTSKYANARLVFYRPS, from the coding sequence TTGCGCGTCATATCCGGCGAACTAAGGGGATTGCGCTTTGATGCGCCGCCCGGCTTTGCTACCCACCCGATGGGTGACCGGGTGCGCATGGCCCTGTTCAACAAACTTGGCCCGATTGCCGGCTGGGAAGTACTGGACCCCTTTGCCGGCAGCGGTGCGCTCAGTTTTGAAGCTATCAGCCGCGGTGCTGCCAGCGCCATTGCCATCGAGCGCGACAAAACGGCGCAGAAGTACCTGGAGCGCAACATCACCAAACTCCGCCTGGAAGATCGCGTCCAGCTGATAAAAGGCAACAACCGCTCCTGGAGCAACATCTATCCCGACCAAATGTTCGACCTCATCCTCTGCGACCCGCCCTACGACGACATGAAACGCACCACACTCATCCAGCTGACCCGGCACCTGAGGCCGGACGGTCTGATGGTCCTCTCACAACCCGCCAGTGAGGAGCCGGTGCCCATAGAGGGGCTGCGCATAACCGACACTTCGAAATACGCCAATGCGCGGCTGGTGTTTTACCGCCCGTCGTAA
- a CDS encoding TRAM domain-containing protein codes for MERDDIIILLLAANLIVQAAFVVWLSRRFAAASTASGDRTASRGGAGKDVVIDSCALIDGRIMQIAKAGFLPGTIVIPERVLQELQLLADTADSYKRSRARYGLDTAKALQDALPGRVDIADDGLARNVPVDDAITQLARRRNACLYTTDYNLNKVASLKQVCVLNVNELAGALRPEHLPGETVTVKLVQKGEGRGQGIGYLEEGAMVVVDGGAALLGRTVEVRIDRMLQTEAGRMAFASLKKAAQKKRA; via the coding sequence ATGGAACGCGACGATATCATCATACTGCTGCTGGCTGCGAACCTGATTGTGCAGGCAGCCTTTGTGGTATGGCTCTCGCGACGGTTCGCGGCTGCCAGTACAGCTAGCGGTGACAGGACTGCCTCTCGTGGCGGCGCCGGTAAAGACGTCGTCATTGATTCCTGCGCGCTGATAGACGGGCGCATCATGCAGATAGCAAAAGCCGGTTTTCTGCCCGGCACCATCGTCATACCTGAACGAGTGTTGCAAGAATTACAACTATTGGCGGATACGGCCGATTCCTACAAACGCAGCCGGGCACGGTATGGCCTGGACACCGCCAAGGCGCTGCAAGATGCATTACCTGGCAGGGTCGATATAGCCGATGACGGACTAGCGCGTAATGTGCCGGTTGATGATGCCATCACCCAGTTGGCCCGGCGGCGCAACGCTTGTCTGTATACCACTGACTACAACTTGAACAAGGTTGCCAGCCTGAAGCAAGTCTGCGTCCTGAACGTCAATGAGCTTGCCGGGGCACTGCGTCCCGAACATTTGCCGGGCGAGACTGTCACGGTCAAGCTGGTGCAGAAAGGCGAAGGCCGCGGACAAGGCATCGGGTATCTGGAGGAAGGGGCGATGGTCGTCGTTGATGGCGGCGCCGCATTGCTTGGCCGGACGGTTGAAGTCCGGATTGACAGGATGCTGCAGACCGAGGCTGGCCGGATGGCCTTCGCCTCGCTCAAGAAGGCGGCACAGAAAAAACGCGCGTAA
- a CDS encoding tyrosine--tRNA ligase, whose translation MSKQTDMTLSEELAWRGFVNQSTFADTAELDKETRTFYWGVDPSADSMTVGNFAMAMMARHFMNHGYKAVLLVGGATGMIGDPDGKAEERSLRPLEEIEHNKKAIAAQYDRVFDGMPFTLVDNYDWFRDMGYLNFLRDVGKHFSMTQLLQRDFVQNRIGEGGAGISYAEFSYSLIQGYDFLHLFRKHGVTLQIAASDQWGNSISGTNLIRKLEGAQAHVWTGPLIINAATGKKFGKTEDGAIWLDEKKTSVYKFYQFWLNVDDRGVIHYLKIYTLLSPDDITRLEHSLQQNPGAREAQKALAYEVTKLVHGEARAESVRRVSEVLFGKRAFADLDAADHDELAKEIPVVTEAETVGEALLAAQLATSSSEARRLISGGGISVSGEKLTEDGPVPSRPALLKRGKNGFALIR comes from the coding sequence ATGAGCAAACAGACCGATATGACCCTATCCGAAGAACTGGCCTGGCGTGGTTTTGTCAACCAGTCGACCTTCGCCGACACCGCAGAACTGGACAAAGAGACGCGGACGTTCTATTGGGGTGTCGATCCAAGTGCGGATTCAATGACGGTCGGCAACTTCGCTATGGCCATGATGGCCCGCCATTTTATGAACCATGGCTACAAGGCGGTGCTGCTGGTGGGCGGCGCCACGGGGATGATTGGTGACCCGGACGGTAAGGCGGAAGAACGCTCGCTGCGGCCACTGGAAGAAATTGAGCACAATAAGAAAGCTATTGCCGCGCAGTACGACCGCGTATTCGATGGCATGCCATTCACGCTGGTTGATAATTACGATTGGTTCCGTGATATGGGGTACCTGAACTTCTTGCGGGATGTCGGCAAGCATTTTTCGATGACACAGTTGCTGCAGCGCGATTTCGTGCAGAACCGCATCGGCGAGGGCGGGGCAGGCATCAGTTACGCCGAGTTTAGCTACTCCCTGATTCAGGGCTACGACTTCTTGCACCTGTTCCGTAAACATGGAGTGACGCTGCAGATAGCGGCTTCCGATCAATGGGGCAACAGCATATCGGGAACAAATCTCATCCGTAAGCTCGAGGGTGCGCAGGCGCATGTCTGGACCGGGCCGTTGATTATTAACGCGGCCACCGGCAAAAAGTTCGGCAAGACTGAAGACGGTGCCATCTGGCTGGACGAGAAAAAGACAAGCGTCTACAAGTTCTACCAGTTCTGGCTGAACGTCGATGACCGGGGCGTGATCCATTACCTCAAGATTTACACACTGCTCAGTCCCGACGACATCACCCGGCTCGAACACTCCCTGCAGCAGAACCCTGGTGCCCGCGAGGCCCAGAAAGCCCTGGCGTACGAAGTGACGAAACTGGTACACGGCGAAGCCCGCGCCGAGAGCGTCCGGCGCGTCAGCGAAGTACTGTTTGGCAAGCGTGCATTCGCCGACCTGGACGCAGCCGACCATGATGAGCTGGCAAAGGAAATCCCGGTTGTCACTGAAGCCGAGACGGTCGGCGAGGCACTGCTTGCGGCCCAGCTGGCCACATCCAGCTCCGAGGCCCGGCGGCTCATAAGCGGCGGCGGCATCAGTGTAAGCGGTGAAAAGCTGACCGAAGACGGTCCGGTTCCGTCCCGGCCAGCCCTGCTGAAGCGCGGCAAGAACGGCTTTGCATTGATCCGCTAG
- the radA gene encoding DNA repair protein RadA, producing the protein MAKTKTSFVCQQCAATYPKWSGRCENCGAWNSLVEQMPQEKGNAAVFRSSGKALEPQPLSASSGKAVPRIAARIGDIDAVLGGGFVPGSVVLLAGQPGIGKSTILAQVAAQVAADKTVLYISGEESLEQVAGRVQRLKANHENVSFISTNSADDVAATIRQAKYDVVVLDSIQTMALAELSSAPGSVSQITNTTNVLTMAAKQSNTTLIMIGHVTKEGSIAGPKVLEHLVDVVLSIDGDRYAGFKVLRALKNRYGSTTEAAVFEMDQSGLKPVANPSAALLAERQTTDGSVVLATMEGNRPLLVEIQALVTTTSFGYPKRTASGFDLNRLNVLIAVIERRTNLKLSEKDVYINVVGGIKLQDPGADLAICMAIASAAAQRQLQDDAVVFGEVGLAGEVRSTTGMDRRLNEAMKLGFTTAITPPSATAVKGINVVAARNLRDTLIAHLQK; encoded by the coding sequence GTGGCAAAAACCAAAACATCGTTTGTCTGTCAGCAGTGCGCGGCGACCTATCCTAAATGGTCGGGCCGCTGCGAAAACTGTGGAGCCTGGAACAGCTTGGTGGAGCAAATGCCGCAGGAAAAGGGCAATGCTGCCGTCTTCCGGTCATCCGGCAAGGCTTTGGAGCCGCAGCCGCTCAGTGCATCAAGTGGCAAGGCAGTGCCGCGCATCGCCGCCAGGATCGGTGACATCGATGCCGTCCTGGGTGGCGGTTTCGTGCCGGGAAGCGTCGTCCTGCTGGCGGGACAGCCTGGCATCGGCAAGAGTACGATTTTGGCTCAGGTGGCAGCGCAAGTGGCTGCTGATAAAACTGTCCTCTATATCAGCGGCGAAGAGTCGCTGGAGCAGGTGGCGGGGCGTGTACAGCGCCTGAAGGCCAACCATGAGAACGTCAGTTTTATCAGCACCAATTCAGCGGACGACGTGGCGGCGACCATCCGTCAGGCCAAGTATGACGTGGTGGTGCTGGACTCAATCCAGACCATGGCGCTGGCTGAACTGAGCTCTGCCCCGGGATCGGTCAGCCAGATTACTAATACTACCAATGTGTTGACGATGGCGGCCAAGCAATCGAACACAACCCTGATCATGATTGGTCACGTCACCAAGGAAGGCAGCATCGCCGGACCGAAGGTATTGGAGCATCTGGTTGATGTGGTGCTTTCGATTGATGGCGACCGTTACGCCGGTTTCAAGGTGCTGCGTGCCCTTAAGAACCGCTATGGCTCGACCACTGAGGCGGCCGTCTTTGAAATGGACCAATCCGGACTGAAGCCGGTGGCCAACCCCTCGGCGGCGCTGCTGGCAGAGCGCCAGACGACGGACGGTTCGGTGGTGCTGGCGACGATGGAAGGCAACCGGCCGCTGCTGGTGGAGATCCAGGCGCTGGTTACTACGACCAGCTTTGGGTATCCTAAGCGCACGGCATCGGGATTCGACCTGAACCGCCTGAACGTCTTGATCGCCGTGATTGAGCGGCGCACCAACCTGAAGCTATCCGAGAAAGACGTGTACATAAATGTAGTGGGCGGCATCAAGCTGCAAGACCCAGGTGCCGACCTGGCTATCTGTATGGCCATTGCCAGCGCAGCAGCCCAGCGTCAGCTGCAGGACGACGCCGTTGTCTTTGGAGAGGTCGGCCTAGCGGGCGAAGTCCGCTCGACGACCGGCATGGACCGTCGGTTGAATGAGGCTATGAAACTTGGGTTTACCACGGCCATTACGCCGCCTTCGGCAACGGCGGTCAAGGGCATCAACGTGGTTGCGGCGCGGAACTTACGCGATACGCTGATTGCGCATCTGCAGAAATAA
- a CDS encoding transglycosylase domain-containing protein codes for MSSQKNSPKGKTLQVYSNLSARRRQRSDAKARRKAEYLATLPKHPIKRLLYRLHPKRAWKFWTSRDGAIMALKIVGIGALLVGIMFAGLFAYFRKDLDAIRPGELSKRVQTTVTRYIDRNGELLWEDKGGGDYKIVVDFNEISKPMKQATVALEDKDFYKHGGVSFSGTARAVLNNAVGGGGTQGGSTLTQQLVKKVFFSEEEANQRSGLSGLSRKAKEAILAIEIERMYNKDQILNLYLNEVPYGGPRNGVESAAQTYFGKHAKELTLAEAAIMASIPQQPSLYNPYNVEGNEYLLKRQQFTLDKMLEQGYAKKEEIEAAKKEFPDSATLQSKLQPENKEFATAFAPHFVLEVKRQLKAEFGDALVGKGGLTVKTTLDKKAQEFAETAVNTGAKLLPTAGADNIALSSVDVETGQVIAMVGSADFNNEGINGQFNSATSPLEPGSSMKLYDYAALFKERDGTNYGPGSVLRDENIDDLYCAGNTSGKCQLRNFTGRFYGNVTVRQAFGSSLNIPAVKAVIVASPESVVQTAKDMGNIHVCERNATPGLSLAIGGGCTSLQVEHTNAYATVARNGSYKPLAYVLEVKNAQGQTLKQWKNADGKQALDPQVAYMLADTLADADARSLVFGASGRSYGFNIPGVKTATKTGTTDNGLGKPKDSWMMSFSPKVATGVWSGNHDGSAIGNSASDVVRRVVNDYMQKVHTDVYEPQGRWKPGDWFARPNGIQDLVINGRKDIYPSWFKKANANSGFKMTFDKISRKKATDCTPARAKVEEFVEKIKDPVRNVERLSAPDGYDPNAEDDRHKCSDTKPFVNDIQASRVSAGRYQIKAVVAAGTNPLQNVEFSVNGQVIGSASASASGDYVLEYTATNNGSIDVTVTAIDAALYDGSLSKNINVTVSSAGGGSGHGNSNSNRSMSWRERFADVWDE; via the coding sequence ATGAGTTCCCAGAAAAACTCCCCGAAGGGGAAGACGCTGCAGGTATATTCCAACCTGTCAGCCAGACGGCGCCAGCGTTCCGATGCCAAGGCACGCCGTAAAGCAGAATATCTGGCCACCCTGCCGAAGCATCCGATAAAACGGCTGCTCTACCGCTTGCACCCCAAGCGGGCCTGGAAGTTCTGGACCAGCCGCGACGGCGCCATCATGGCGTTGAAGATCGTCGGTATCGGTGCATTGTTGGTCGGCATCATGTTTGCCGGCCTGTTCGCCTACTTCCGCAAAGACCTTGATGCCATCCGACCCGGCGAGCTTTCCAAGCGTGTCCAGACGACCGTCACCCGCTACATCGACCGCAACGGCGAACTGCTCTGGGAAGATAAAGGTGGTGGCGATTATAAGATCGTCGTCGATTTCAATGAAATCAGCAAACCGATGAAGCAGGCCACGGTCGCCCTCGAGGACAAGGACTTCTACAAGCATGGCGGCGTCAGCTTCAGCGGCACCGCCCGCGCCGTGCTTAACAACGCCGTCGGTGGCGGTGGCACCCAGGGTGGCTCCACCCTGACCCAGCAGCTGGTCAAAAAGGTATTCTTCTCAGAGGAAGAGGCCAACCAGCGTTCCGGTCTGAGCGGCCTGAGCCGTAAGGCCAAAGAAGCTATTCTGGCCATCGAGATCGAGCGCATGTATAACAAGGACCAGATTTTGAACCTTTACCTCAACGAGGTGCCGTATGGCGGGCCGCGCAACGGCGTCGAGTCTGCCGCCCAGACCTATTTTGGCAAGCACGCCAAAGAGCTGACATTGGCCGAGGCGGCCATCATGGCCTCCATCCCACAGCAGCCGTCGCTCTACAACCCATACAACGTCGAGGGCAATGAATACTTGCTCAAACGCCAGCAGTTCACGCTCGATAAAATGCTTGAACAGGGCTATGCCAAAAAAGAAGAGATCGAAGCCGCCAAGAAGGAGTTCCCGGATTCCGCCACCCTGCAAAGCAAGCTGCAGCCCGAGAACAAGGAATTCGCCACCGCTTTCGCACCTCATTTCGTACTGGAAGTCAAACGCCAGCTGAAGGCCGAGTTCGGTGATGCGCTCGTCGGCAAGGGCGGCCTGACCGTCAAGACTACTCTCGACAAAAAGGCTCAGGAATTCGCCGAGACTGCCGTGAACACCGGTGCCAAGCTGTTGCCGACCGCCGGCGCCGACAACATCGCCCTCAGTTCCGTCGATGTTGAGACCGGCCAGGTCATCGCCATGGTGGGCAGTGCTGACTTCAACAATGAAGGCATCAACGGCCAGTTCAACTCCGCCACCAGCCCGCTCGAACCGGGTTCCAGCATGAAGCTCTACGATTACGCCGCCCTTTTCAAGGAGCGTGATGGCACCAACTATGGCCCCGGCTCCGTCCTCAGGGACGAGAACATCGACGACTTGTACTGTGCCGGTAATACCAGCGGCAAGTGTCAGTTGCGCAACTTCACTGGCCGCTTCTATGGCAACGTCACCGTCCGCCAGGCCTTTGGCAGCTCGCTCAACATTCCAGCCGTCAAGGCGGTCATCGTCGCCAGCCCCGAGTCAGTCGTTCAGACTGCAAAGGACATGGGCAACATCCATGTCTGTGAGCGCAATGCTACGCCAGGCCTGTCGCTGGCCATCGGTGGTGGCTGTACCTCGCTGCAGGTTGAGCACACCAATGCCTACGCCACCGTCGCCCGAAACGGCAGCTACAAGCCGCTGGCCTACGTTCTGGAAGTCAAAAACGCCCAAGGCCAGACCTTGAAGCAATGGAAGAACGCCGATGGCAAGCAGGCGCTTGATCCTCAGGTCGCCTACATGCTGGCCGACACCCTGGCCGATGCCGACGCCCGCAGCCTCGTCTTTGGAGCCTCGGGACGCTCATACGGCTTCAATATACCCGGCGTCAAGACTGCCACCAAGACCGGCACTACCGACAACGGCCTGGGCAAACCGAAGGACAGCTGGATGATGAGCTTCTCACCCAAGGTTGCTACCGGCGTCTGGTCTGGCAACCACGATGGATCCGCCATCGGCAACAGCGCCAGCGATGTCGTCCGCCGCGTCGTCAACGACTACATGCAGAAGGTACACACCGATGTTTACGAACCACAAGGCCGCTGGAAACCCGGCGACTGGTTCGCCCGGCCAAACGGTATCCAGGACCTGGTCATCAACGGCCGTAAGGACATTTATCCTTCCTGGTTCAAGAAGGCCAACGCCAACAGTGGCTTCAAGATGACGTTCGACAAGATCAGCCGCAAGAAGGCTACCGACTGTACGCCGGCCCGCGCCAAGGTTGAGGAATTCGTCGAGAAGATCAAAGACCCGGTCCGCAACGTCGAGCGCCTGAGCGCCCCGGACGGTTACGACCCCAATGCCGAAGATGACAGGCACAAGTGTAGCGACACCAAGCCCTTCGTCAACGACATCCAGGCCAGCCGCGTCTCGGCCGGCAGATACCAGATAAAGGCCGTTGTGGCCGCCGGCACCAATCCGTTGCAGAACGTCGAGTTCAGCGTCAACGGCCAGGTCATCGGCTCGGCCAGCGCCAGCGCCAGCGGCGACTACGTCCTTGAGTACACTGCTACCAATAATGGCAGCATCGACGTGACAGTCACCGCCATCGACGCCGCCCTCTACGACGGCTCACTCAGCAAGAACATCAACGTTACCGTTTCCTCTGCAGGAGGCGGTAGCGGTCATGGCAACAGCAATAGCAACCGCTCCATGAGCTGGCGTGAGCGGTTCGCCGATGTCTGGGACGAGTAG